The Argentina anserina chromosome 3, drPotAnse1.1, whole genome shotgun sequence genome includes a region encoding these proteins:
- the LOC126786378 gene encoding ran-binding protein 1 homolog c → MSTAEAAEHREEEEPLAGDDEDTGAQVAPIVRLEEVAVTTGEENEDTVLDLKAKLYRFDKDGNQWKERGAGTVKLLKHKESGKVRLVMRQSKTLKICANHLVLPKMTVQEHAGNEKSCVWHATDFADGELKEELFCIRFASIENNRLFMEKFQEVAESQEPEEESEDANAAAGLLENLKVEEKETTTEKKDEEAAPAAVEEKDTKSDKAEESSSS, encoded by the exons ATGTCGACCGCCGAAGCCGCCGAGCacagagaagaagaggagccCCTCGCCGGAGATGACGAGGACACCGGAGCCCAGGTCGCTCCCATCGTCAGGCTCGAGGAGGTCGCCGTCACCACCGGTGAAGAGAACGAAGACACCGTCCTCGATCT GAAAGCTAAGCTGTACCGATTTGATAAGGACGGGAATCAGTGGAAGGAGCGAGGCGCCGGAACTGTGAAGCTTCTGAAGCATAAGGAATCCGGCAAGGTTCGCCTTGTTATGCGTCAGTCTAAAACCCTAAAGATCTGCGCAAATCACCTCG TTCTGCCTAAGATGACAGTTCAGGAGCACGCCGGGAATGAGAAGTCGTGCGTGTGGCACGCTACTGACTTTGCTGATGGTGAATTGAAGGAGGAGCTTTTCTGCATTAGATTCGCTTCCATCGAGA ATAATAGGTTGTTCATGGAGAAGTTCCAGGAAGTTGCGGAGTCCCAAGAGCCTGAAGAAGAAAGTGAAGATGCTAATGCAGCTGCTGGActtcttgagaatttgaaggTTGAGGAGAAAGAGACCACAACTGAGAAGAAAGATGAGGAAGCTGCACCTGCTGCAGTCGAGGAGAAGGACACGAAAAGTGATAAGGCTGAAGAATCTTCCTCATCTTGA
- the LOC126785872 gene encoding clathrin heavy chain 1-like — translation MAAANAPMTMKEQLTLPSIGINPQFITFTHVTMESDKYICVRETSPQNSVVIIDMSMPMQPLRRPITADSALMNPNSRILALKAQVQGTTQDHLQIFNIELKTKMKSHQMPEQIVFWKWVTPKMLGMVTQTSVYHWLIDGDSEPTKVFERTASLANNQIINYRCDPSEKWLVLIGIAPGSSERPQLVKGNMQLFSVEQQRSQALEAHAASFATIKVTGNENPSILICFAAKSSNAGQVISKLHVIELGAQPGKPSYTKKQADLFFPPDFADDFPVSMQISEKYGLIYVITKLGLLFVYDLETATAVYRNRISPDPIFLTAEASSVGGFYAVNRRGQVLLATVNEQTIVPFVSGQLNNLGLAVSLARRGNLPGAEDLVVQRFQELFSQTKYKEAAELAADSPMGILRTPETVTKFQSVPVQAGQTPPLLQYFGTLLTKGKLNAFESLELSRLVVNQNKKNLLENWLAEDKLECSEELGDLVKTVDNDLALKIYIKARATPKVVAAFAERREFDKILVYSKQVGYTPDYMFLMQTILRTDAQGAVNFALMMSQMEGGCPIDYNTITDLFLQRNLIREATAFLLDVLKPNLPEHGFLQTKVLEINLVTFPNVADAILANGMFSHYDRPRVGQLCEKAGLYLRALQHYTELPDIKRVIVNTHAIDPQALVEFFGTLSIEWALECMKDLLLVNLRGNLQIIVQTAKEYSEQLGVDKCIKLFEQFKSYEGLYFFLGSYLSSSEDPDIHFKYIEAAAKTGQIKEVERVTRESNFYDAEKAKNFLMEAKLPDARPLINVCDRFGFVPDLTHYLYTNNMLRYIEGYVQKVNPGNAPLVVGQLLDDECPEDFIKGLILSVRSLLPVEPLVEECEKRNRLRLLTQFLEHLVSEGSQDVHVHNALGKIIIDSGNNPEHFLTTNPYYDSRVVGKYCEKRDPTLAVVAYRRGQCDDELVNVTNKNSLFKLQARYVVERMDDDLWAKVLDPENEYRRQLIDQVVSTALPESKSPEQVSATVKAFMTADLPHELIELLEKIVLQNSAFSGNFNLQNLLILTAIKADPSRVMDYINRLDNFDGPAVGVMAVEAQLYEEAFAIFKKFNLNVDAVNVLLDNIQSIDRAVEFAFRVEEDSVWSQVAKAQLREGLVSDAIESFIRADDATQFLEVIRAAQDADVCHDLVRYLLMVRQKVKEPKVDSELIYAYAKIDRLGEIEEFILMPNVANLPNVGDRLFDEELYEAAKIIFAFISNWGKLACTLVKLKQFQGAVDAARKANSSKTWKEVCFACVDAEEFRLAQICGLNIIIQVDDLEEVSEFYQNRGCFNELINLMESGLGLERAHMGIFTELGVLYARYRPEKLMEHIKLFSTRLNIPKLIRACDEQQHWKELTYLYIQYDEFDNAATTIMNHSPEAWEHMQFKDVIVKVASVELYYRAVHFYLEEHPDIINDVLNVLALRVDHTRVVDIMRKAGHIRLVKPYMVAVQSNNVTAVNEALNEIYIEEEDYDRLRESIDLHDSFDQIGLAQKLEKHELLEMRRVAAYIYKKAGRWKQSIALSKKDKHYKDAMETCSQSGDHDLSEELLVYFIEQGKKECFASCLFVCYDLIRPDVALELAWMNNIIDFAFPYILQFIREYTGKVDELVKDKIESQKEVKAKEQEEKELVAKQNMYAQLLPALPAPPGMGGGFAPPPMPPMPQMGGMGMPPMPPFGMPQMGPSY, via the exons ATGGCCGCCGCCAACGCCCCCATGACCATGAAAGAGCAGCTCACG CTGCCGAGTATTGGGATTAATCCGCAGTTCATTACGTTTACGCATGTGACGATGGAATCGGATAAGTACATTTGCGTTAGGGAGACGTCGCCGCAGAACAGTGTGGTGATCATTGACATGAGCATGCCAATGCAGCCGCTGCGCCGCCCTATCACTGCCGATTCGGCTTTGATGAATCCGAATTCGAGGATTCTCGCCCTTAAAG CTCAAGTGCAAGGAACTACTCAGGACCATTTACAGATATTTAATATCGAACTGAAAACGAAGATGAAATCACACCAGATGCCTGAGCAG ATTGTGTTCTGGAAGTGGGTCACTCCTAAGATGCTGGGAATGGTTACACAGACCTCAGTATACCATTGGTTGATTGACG ggGATTCTGAGCCAACAAAGGTGTTTGAGCGTACAGCAAGTCTAGCAAATAATCAAATTATCAACTACCGTTGTGATCCCTCTGAAAAGTGGTTGGTGTTGATTGGAATTGCTCCCGGTTCTTCTGAG AGGCCACAATTGGTTAAAGGAAACATGCAGCTTTTCTCTGTGGAGCAGCAACGTAGTCAGGCTCTTGAAGCACATGCTGCATCATTTGCTACAATCAAA GTTACAGGGAACGAGAACCCTTCaattcttatatgctttgCTGCAAAGTCCTCGAACGCCGGACAAGTTATATCAAAGTTGCATGTTATTGAGCTTGGTGCCCAGCCAG GAAAACCATCATATACTAAGAAGCAAGCAGATTTGTTCTTTCCTCCGGATTTTGCTGATGACTTTCCTGTGTCAATGCAG ATATCAGAGAAGTATGGGTTGATATATGTAATCACAAAGCTTGGGCTTCTGTTTGTATATGACCTAGAGACAGCAACTGCAGTTTATAGAAATCGAATCAGTCCGGATCCTATATTTTTGACAGCTGAAGCTTCATCTGTTGGGGGCTTTTATGCAGTCAATAGGCGCGGTCAGGTGTTACTTGCTACTGTAAATGAACAAACGATTGTACCTTTTGTTAGTGGTCAG TTAAACAATTTGGGACTCGCAGTCAGCCTTGCCCGAAGAGGAAATCTTCCTGGTGCTGAAGACTTG GTTGTCCAGCGGTTTCAAGAATTGTTCTCTCAGACGAAATATAAGGAAGCTGCAGAGCTTGCTGCAGATTCTCCAATGGGAATACTCCGTACACCTGAAACTGTTACTAAATTTCAG AGTGTTCCTGTGCAAGCTGGGCAAACACCACCATTGTTGCAGTACTTTGGAACTTTGTTAACTAAAGGGAAACTCAATGCTTTTGAATCATTGGAACTGTCACGTTTGGTTGTaaatcaaaacaagaaaaatctTCTGGAGAATTGGCTAGCGGAGGACAAGCTTGAATGTAGTGAAGAGCTCGGAGATCTTGTGAAG ACAGTGGATAATGACCTTGCTTTGAAAATATACATTAAAGCCAGGGCAACTCCAAAAGTTGTTGCAGCCTTTGCTGAGAGAAGGGAATTTGACAAGATTTTAGTCTACTCAAAACAG GTTGGATATACACCTGATTATATGTTCCTTATGCAAACAATTTTGCGGACAGATGCCCAG GGGGCGGTCAATTTTGCTCTCATGATGTCTCAAATGGAGGGTGGTTGCCCTATTGACTACAATACCATTACTGATCTGTTCCTTCAG aggAATCTTATCCGTGAAGCAACAGCCTTCTTGTTGGATGTGCTGAAGCCGAATCTACCTGAGCATGGCTTCCTTCAGACAAAG GTATTGGAAATTAATCTTGTGACTTTCCCTAATGTTGCGGATGCTATATTGGCCAATGGTATGTTCAGTCATTATGATCGCCCTCGCGTTGGACAACTCTGTGAAAAGGCTGGTTTGTATTTGCGTGCCTTACAG CATTATACTGAGTTGCCTGATATAAAACGAGTCATTGTGAACACACATGCAATTGATCCTCAG GCTCTTGTTGAGTTCTTCGGGACTCTTTCTATAGAATGGGCTCTTGAGTGCATGAAAGATCTTCTACTGGTCAATCTTAGGGGCAATCTTCAAATCATTGTGCAG ACTGCCAAAGAGTACTCTGAGCAACTGGGTGTAGATAAATGTATAAAGTTGTTTGAGCAGTTCAAGTCCTATGAGGGGTTGTATTTTTTCTTAGGCTCGTACTTGAGCTCCAG TGAGGATCCCGATATCCACTTTAAGTATATTGAAGCAGCTGCAAAAACTGGACAGATTAAGGAGGTGGAGCGAGTGACGCGTGAATCTAACTTTTATGATGCCGAGAAGGCTAAGAACTTTCTAATGGAAGCAAAGCTTCCAGATGCGCGTCCTCTAATTAACGTCTGTGATCGTTTTGGCTTTGTTCCTGACCTCACTCATTACCTATATACGAACAATATGCTCCGTTATATTGAAGGATATGTGCAAAAG GTCAATCCAGGGAATGCTCCTTTAGTTGTTGGACAGCTTTTGGATGATGAATGTCCTGAAGATTTCATCAAAGGTCTTATTCTATCAGTTCGTTCTCTTCTACCAGTCGAGCCCCTGGTCGAGGAATGTGAAAAGAG GAATCGTCTTCGCTTGCTCACTCAGTTCTTGGAGCATCTTGTGAGCGAAGGAAGCCAAGATGTACATGTTCATAATGCTCTTGGTAAAATCATCATAGATAGTGGCAACAATCCAGAGCATTTTCTCACAACCAACCCATATTATGATTCTCGTGTTGTGGGTAAATATTGTGAAAAAAGAGATCCCACCCTTGCTGTTGTTGCCTACCGTAGAGGGCAATGTGATGATGAACTTGTTAATGTAACAAATAAGAATTCATTGTTCAAACTTCAGGCCAG ATATGTTGTGGAAAGAATGGATGATGACCTCTGGGCTAAGGTCCTCGATCCTGAAAATGAGTATAGAAGGCAGCTAATTGATCAAGTTGTCTCAACTGCTTTGCCTGAAAGCAAGAGCCCTGAGCAAGTTTCAGCAACTGTTAAAGCGTTTATGACTGCGGACCTTCCACATGAGTTGATTGAGCTTCTTGAAAAGATAGTGCTCCAAAATTCAGCTTTTAGTGGGAATTTCAATCTACAGAATCTGTTGATCTTGACTGCAATCAAGGCTGATCCGTCCAGAGTCATGGATTATATCAATAGATTAGACAACTTTGATGGACCTGCTGTTGGAGTAATGGCTGTAGAAGCCCAACTCTATGAGGAAGCATTTGCAATCTTCAAAAAGTTTAATTTGAATGTTGATGCTGTCAATGTTCTGTTGGATAACATTCAGAGCATTGACCGTGCTGTAGAGTTTGCATTCAGGGTTGAAGAAGATTCTGTTTGGAGCCAGGTTGCCAAGGCCCAACTACGAGAGGGGCTTGTGAGTGATGCTATTGAGTCATTCATTCGTGCTGATGATGCCACCCAATTTTTGGAAGTTATACGTGCTGCCCAGGATGCAGATGTTTGTCATGACTTGGTAAGGTACCTTCTGATGGTTAGGCAGAAGGTAAAGGAGCCCAAGGTAGACAGTGAACTCATCTATGCATATGCTAAGATTGATCGACTTGGTGAAATTGAAGAGTTCATTCTTATGCCAAATGTTGCTAATCTTCCAAATGTTGGGGATCGCCTGTTTGATGAAGAACTATATGAAGCAGCCAAGATCATATTTGCATTTATTTCTAATTGGGGCAAGCTGGCGTGTACTCTGGTGAAACTCAAGCAGTTTCAAGGTGCTGTTGATGCTGCGCGGAAAGCTAACAGCTCAAAAACTTGGAAGGAAGTTTGCTTTGCATGTGTTGATGCTGAGGAATTCCGGCTGGCTCAAATTTGTGGACTCAACATCATCATCCAG GTGGATGATTTGGAAGAGGTCAGTGAGTTTTACCAGAACAGGGGGTGCTTTAATGAACTCATTAATCTCATGGAGAGTGGACTGGGATTGGAACGTGCACATATGGGCATCTTTACTGAGTTGGGAGTTCTATATGCAAGATACCGTCCGGAGAAGCTTATGGAGCACATTAAATTGTTTTCTACTCGTCTCAACATTCCCAAACTTATACGAGCTTGTGATGAACAGCAGCACTGGAAGGAATTAACATACTTGTATAtacaatatgatgaatttGATAATGCTGCAACCACCATAATGAACCACTCTCCAGAAGCATGGGAACACATGCAATTCAAGGATGTGATAGTCAAAGTTGCAAGTGTTGAGCTTTACTACAGAGCTGTGCACTTTTACTTGGAAGAACATCCTGATATTATCAATGATGTTCTAAATGTGCTTGCACTTCGTGTGGACCATACCCGAGTGGTGGATATAATGCGAAAG GCTGGTCACATTCGTCTGGTAAAGCCATACATGGTTGCAGTCCAGAGTAACAATGTAACAGCTGTAAATGAAGCTctaaatgaaatatatatcgaGGAGGAAGACTATGACAGACTCCGTGAATCTATAGATCTGCATGATAGCTTTGACCAGATAGGTCTTGCGCAAAAG CTTGAGAAACATGAGCTTCTTGAGATGAGACGTGTTGCTGCATACATTTACAAGAAAGCTGGAAGATGGAAGCAGTCCATTGCATTGTCAAAGAAAGACAAACATTACAAGGACGCCATGGAGACGTGCTCACAGTCTGGTGATCATGATCTTTCTGAGGAATTGCTTGTCTATTTCATCGAGCAG GGAAAGAAAGAGTGTTTCGCGTCGTGCCTCTTTGTTTGTTATGATTTAATCCGGCCAGACGTTGCTCTTGAGCTGGCATGGATGAACAATATAATCGATTTTGCCTTCCCATACATCCTACAG TTTATTCGTGAGTACACAGGCAAGGTTGATGAACTTGTCAAAGACAAAATTGAGTCTCAGAAAGAAGTAAAAGCGAAAGAGCAAGAGGAGAAGGAATTGGTTGCTAAGCAG AACATGTATGCTCAGTTGCTGCCTGCTTTGCCTGCACCTCCGGGAATGGGTGGAGGTTTTGCTCCACCTCCAATGCCGCCAATGCCACAGATGGGTGGGATGGGGATGCCTCCAATGCCACCTTTTGGAATGCCACAAATGGGCCCTTCCTATTGA